In Rhodopirellula sp. P2, the DNA window CAACTGACGCACTGAACTGCGAAAGGTCTGAAATCGCCTTCGGAAGATGCCGCGTCAACCAATGATCACTTCCCACCCGCTTCCGCGATCATGCTGGACACTTCCACCGAGACCAACGAGGAAGGCAGCGCGTAGCTGACCACTCGACCGGCGCGAGCGATGTTGATTCCGATGACCTGGCCGTCACTGTTGAGCAACGGCCCGCCACATTGGTCGGGGTTCAACACCGTGTCGTGCTGCAAGACCTCTTCGAACCCAGACAGCCGAATGTTGCGGGCTCCATTCACGCGAGCGTCGTTTTCTGATTCGGTGACAATCGATGCTTCCCGCATCTTCGCGGACAACTCCTTGGTGTCACCGTCGCGAACAATGGTCAACTGAACGATCTCGCCAGGGAACATCCTTCGCAAAGTCGACATCACCGCGTCTTTGTTGTTTTGCATTTGCCCGTTGATCGCAATGATCCGGTCCCCCGATTCCAATCCGGCTTCCGACGCACTGCTGTTGGGAAGGATCTGTTCGACTTGTGCGCCTGCGGTGGAGGCATTGGGGTTCAACTGCACGCCCAGCATCCCGCGATGTTCGACGCGGCGTGGTCCCGCCCCCATGACGCCCAAACCGATGACTCGATTGGTTCGATCCGGGCTAATCAAAAAGCTGCCGACGACAGGAACCGAGGAGGTCAACGTCACCGGGCGAAGCATCGGCAACGTGCCCGTGTGGTCGCGTTCGATCACCAGCAACGCCAAATCGCTTCGCCGTCTGACCGCGGCAACTCGCGCCGGAAACATTCGGCCGTCACGCAGTCGAACACGAATCGGGTCGTTGGACAATTCGCTGCGTTTGGTGATCACGTAGGCATCGGTCGTTGCCACCGCCGCACCGCCCATCAAGCTGGATTTTGCGACCACGGTTCCCAGCGAAACCGGACGCCCACCGCAGATCACGCCGACCACGCCATCTGCCGCACGCTCGGCGATCGGACGCACCAACTGCATCATCTCACCATTGTCACGGCGGTGCATGACGCGTTCGACCAAGCGTTCTTGCAACCAAGCCGGCACGGACGCTTCTTCTTGCGCTGACGCAGGCCCTGTGATCGACGCGGCAACGATCGCCACCGTCGCCAGAGACGTGAGCGCTTGCTTCAGTGACTTTCGAGCTGTGTTCTGCATGTCAATCTCCACGGCCAATCTCCACAATCACTTTGACAGGTTGGCCATCACGTCGCAGCCAAATTTTCACTCGTTCGCCGGGCATTGTGTCGGACACCGCGGACTTCAATGATTCAAAATCGGTGATGTCCACTTCGCCAAAGGTCACCACTTGGTCCCCCTCGCGAATGCCACCCTGATCCGCGGGCGATCCCGGACCGACTCGCACCACGTTGGCGATTCCGCCTTCGCTGTTGCCCCGGATCCCCAGCACCGGACGAAAGCCCGGCAAGAATCCCCAAGCGTTGCCGCCCTGCATCTTGTCCCAGTGCTCATTGTAGTGGTCCACGGGAACGTGCAAGTTGTCGGCGACATCGTTTCCGATCCGGCTGTGCACCGCAATCAGTTTGCCCGACAAATCGAACAGCGGCCCGCCGGAGTCGCCACCGATCAACGCACAATCCGTCACCAATCGGTCGGGATAGACGGCCAAGATTCGGCCCACCCGTGTCACCATGCCGCGGTCGGCTTCGTAGCCGCCGGGATGCCCGGTTGCGATGCACCACATGCCAGACTTGAGATTCTCGCTGGTTCCCAACGAAGCATGTGGCCAACCGATTTCACGACCAGTCGCATCGCGAGCGTTCTGGCCGGGATCAATCTTCATCAGCCCCGCGTCGACGCTGCGGTTCATTCCCAACGTTTTCGCGGTGACCGTTCGACCGTCGTTGAGCGTCAGCATGGCGGACTTGCCAGGACGCATCGCCACGTGAGCTGCCGTCAAGACATAGCCGGTGGAAGTGATGATCACGCCACAACCTTGGGCGGGCCCAATTTGAACGCTGACGGTGCAAGCTTCCGCGGCGGCGGCGACGCGTTGCTGTTGCCGCTGCAACAAACGCAACTGATCCAATGATGTCGGAATCCCCCCCGCTTCCACCAACCGTTCCAATTCGAACGGGGGCTCAGTGAAGGTGCCACCCGTTTGATCCGTCAAAGCCCCGGAACCAGAATTTTGGGCGAACGCGTTTTGCGTGACCGGACCTGACGGGACCACTCGGGGGACGCTTTGTGCCGGCGGCACCAAAATCGCCCCAGGTGGCAGAGGCGGCGCACCGCCAAAGGTCGAGGGCACTCCCGAAACAATCTGCGCAGAACTCACCGAGTGAGGCATCGCCAGAGCGAACAAAAAGCAACTGGCAAACAGCCTCAGTCCGAGCGTGTCGTGAAATGGCATCGCGTGATTCATCAGGAGGAAAGACGGACGGTTCCCATTGTACCCCACCGACCAGGACTTGGTTCAAGGTCTCGCCGCTCGCGACAACGTCGTTCAGTCGATAAAGTGCCGTTGCAACACCTTCCATCCGGCCAACCCCCGGAATCGTTGCAATTGCACCATTGGGCGGAGGCGTGGCGGGGATCGCTCTTCGGGGCATCCGCTCGCCTTGGATGCCAGGGCCCAACAAAACGTTCACGCCCGCTCCTATTTCGTTGCGGTTTTCTCACGAATCCGCCATTTTTTTTGTCCCTTTGGTCGCCACTCCGCCCATCCCCTTCTGATTTCAAGCTCGGAGGACAAGCCAATCCGATCTCGCTTCGGTTGACCTGCCCTCGGATCTCACCGTTCCTACTTCCTCCGCGGTTGCCAGTTCTGCCATGTCAAAATCGTTGCTCATCGTCGGTTGCGGGTACCTCGGTTTGCGAGTCGGACGACTGGCCCAACAATTGGGATGGCACGTCGCCGCGACCACCCGAACGCGGTTCGAGACGCTCGCCGCCGAAGGATTCACCCCCATCGCCTTTGATTGGAACGATTCGCGGACGCTGCAGCATTTACCAGCGGCGACCCACGTTCTGATCGCGGTGGCGTACGACCGAAACAGTCGCGTGGAACGGTTTGCGTCTCAAGTTGACGGGTTGGCACGCTTGGTTCGCCACTTGGACCAAGGCCGATCGCCGGATCAGTCGCCCGATGTTTGCTACATCAGCACAACCGGGGTCTACCATCAATCCGGTGGCATGTGGGTCGACGAAACATCGCCCACCCAACCTTCGCGAGAGGGCGGCAAAGCTCACTTGGCCGCGGAAGCCCAACTCCGATCGCTTCGATTCGGTCGCCCAACGACGACCTTGCGTTTAGCGGGAATCTATGGCCCCGGACGAGTCCCGCGGGCAGCCGATGTGATCGCTGGTCGCCCGATCGCCTCTCCAGCGAGCGGGCACCTGAACCTGATCCATGTCGACGACGCTGCAACCGCTGTCATGAACAACTTTGACAGCCAACGCTTCGATGAGCGTTCACGCTGCCCGCTGTACGTGGTCAGCGACGATGAACCGGTCGTGCGACGCGAGTTCTATCGCCAGATCGCTCGAGACACACGATCCCCCAAGCCAACCTTTGTCGAGCCGGATGCGGATTCAGGAGTTCGTTTCCGTAGCGAAACCGACAAACGCATTTGGAACCGTCGCGTTCGCCGCGACTTGATTCCGGCGATGAAGTTCCCAACTTATCGTCAGGGACTCCACGACGTTCTCGCCGATCTCACGCCAACTCGTTGACCCGAAAGTCAGGACGGCATCGCAAGGAAACCGTTGAGCTGACGTTGATTTCCCACGATCCGTCTCGCCGATCCCAACCGCCCGCAACTTACAACAACGGCGGTGGCGGTGGTTCAGGCTCTGGTTCGGGCTCCGGTTCAGGCTCCGGTTCGGGCTCCGGTTCGGGCTCTGGTTCAGGCTCTGGTTCAGGCTCTGGTTCAGGCTCTGGTTCAGGCTCTGGTTCAGGCTCTGGTTCGGGCTCCGGTGGTGGTGGTGGCGGCGGA includes these proteins:
- a CDS encoding SDR family oxidoreductase; protein product: MSKSLLIVGCGYLGLRVGRLAQQLGWHVAATTRTRFETLAAEGFTPIAFDWNDSRTLQHLPAATHVLIAVAYDRNSRVERFASQVDGLARLVRHLDQGRSPDQSPDVCYISTTGVYHQSGGMWVDETSPTQPSREGGKAHLAAEAQLRSLRFGRPTTTLRLAGIYGPGRVPRAADVIAGRPIASPASGHLNLIHVDDAATAVMNNFDSQRFDERSRCPLYVVSDDEPVVRREFYRQIARDTRSPKPTFVEPDADSGVRFRSETDKRIWNRRVRRDLIPAMKFPTYRQGLHDVLADLTPTR
- a CDS encoding PDZ domain-containing protein, giving the protein MEIDMQNTARKSLKQALTSLATVAIVAASITGPASAQEEASVPAWLQERLVERVMHRRDNGEMMQLVRPIAERAADGVVGVICGGRPVSLGTVVAKSSLMGGAAVATTDAYVITKRSELSNDPIRVRLRDGRMFPARVAAVRRRSDLALLVIERDHTGTLPMLRPVTLTSSVPVVGSFLISPDRTNRVIGLGVMGAGPRRVEHRGMLGVQLNPNASTAGAQVEQILPNSSASEAGLESGDRIIAINGQMQNNKDAVMSTLRRMFPGEIVQLTIVRDGDTKELSAKMREASIVTESENDARVNGARNIRLSGFEEVLQHDTVLNPDQCGGPLLNSDGQVIGINIARAGRVVSYALPSSLVSVEVSSMIAEAGGK
- a CDS encoding trypsin-like peptidase domain-containing protein encodes the protein MNHAMPFHDTLGLRLFASCFLFALAMPHSVSSAQIVSGVPSTFGGAPPLPPGAILVPPAQSVPRVVPSGPVTQNAFAQNSGSGALTDQTGGTFTEPPFELERLVEAGGIPTSLDQLRLLQRQQQRVAAAAEACTVSVQIGPAQGCGVIITSTGYVLTAAHVAMRPGKSAMLTLNDGRTVTAKTLGMNRSVDAGLMKIDPGQNARDATGREIGWPHASLGTSENLKSGMWCIATGHPGGYEADRGMVTRVGRILAVYPDRLVTDCALIGGDSGGPLFDLSGKLIAVHSRIGNDVADNLHVPVDHYNEHWDKMQGGNAWGFLPGFRPVLGIRGNSEGGIANVVRVGPGSPADQGGIREGDQVVTFGEVDITDFESLKSAVSDTMPGERVKIWLRRDGQPVKVIVEIGRGD